In a genomic window of Scheffersomyces stipitis CBS 6054 chromosome 4, complete sequence:
- a CDS encoding predicted protein codes for MNMNFNQTASSDRDQISAFYDQTHVEAYSHDPEFTQIFSTDVLPNSEDVELANYLLYLDNDYNSFIQIANAISINDSKFQIEDSNSQLADSTPQTEALSMMSSTEIEQLVNYKVSNNNTNNNFDTNGTYGTNFQDQNQSENGFPHLVSHQTQDTPRITVTDETGREISQWQQPTYESSTSLQDFYSYDVALQDPIPSSSSSLILGNLDETARQNHAANYPFSESDQPEFHIPKIEESIPDPDDFAQYSLLIYPQATTVAKNIPIFNVPTSSQGSSRAVAPTVHFQLETKDHTDANLQPRTNNSSSSSFSLSTSPAMVFDESNPLRSSRSSRSSRSTLNSMNSLDSKGPSFTEVASQGEVASYFEVVRHSDQVRESEVDRETMEVGNSRFRVSPLAKISISISPESVSCLNCNIDYGNYTGKITNKIEGHLALANVYVAPGAHESQITDATLIKLYTETKELSASSCIHQRTKYDREIDELHNSISNIVYKTSSKYSLDMPYEPQYLRFEVGPDSRLVMASKSGLCPYCEEVRFLPFKNSSYLSHLTLEHGVFSNGYLTPDGLYFGSYKLKKNSSRNNQEHTPSGRERQVEALMCPLCFDMVEFGCWEGKKNKLLSYFRHFKNIHGQHTIKARSSQIPPIQDRGRTLHILPDP; via the coding sequence ATGAACATGAACTTCAATCAAACTGCTTCCAGTGATCGAGACCAGATTTCTGCATTTTACGACCAAACGCATGTAGAAGCTTACAGCCATGATCCAGAATTCACACAGATATTCTCGACTGATGTACTTCCAAACTCTGAAGATGTGGAATTAGCTAATTATCTATTATACCTTGACAACGACTACAACTCGTTCATTCAGATCGCAAACGCAATTCTGATAAACGACTCCAAGTTTCAGATAGAAGACTCCAACTCGCAATTAGCTGACTCGACACCCCAGACAGAAGCATTGTCAATGATGAGCTCTACAGAAATCGAACAACTTGTGAACTACAAAGTTAGCAATAACAATACCAATAATAATTTCGATACTAATGGTACTTATGGAACTAACTTCCAGGATCAAAATCAAAGCGAAAATGGATTTCCTCACTTAGTCAGTCACCAAACTCAAGATACTCCAAGGATTACCGTCACGGATGAGACAGGAAGAGAGATTTCCCAATGGCAACAACCTACTTACGAATCAAGTACCTCTTTGCAGGACTTCTACTCGTATGATGTGGCATTGCAAGACCCTATCCcatcttcaagtagtaGTCTTATTCTTGGGAACTTGGATGAAACTGCAAGGCAAAATCATGCTGCAAACTACCCGTTTTCTGAGAGTGATCAGCCCGAATTTCATATTccaaaaatagaagaactGATTCCAGATCCAGACGACTTTGCTCAATATTCTCTCCTCATATACCCACAAGCCACAACAGTAGCAAAAAACATACCAATCTTCAATGTCCCCACTAGCAGTCAAGGATCTTCAAGAGCAGTTGCTCCTACGGTTCATTTCCAGCTCGAAACAAAAGATCATACTGATGCAAACTTACAACCCCGTACGAATAACTCGCTGAGCAGCTCCTTCAGCCTTTCTACTTCCCCTGCAATGGTATTTGACGAAAGCAACCCTCTAAGgagttccagaagttcaagaagctcCAGAAGTACACTAAATTCGATGAATTCTTTGGATAGCAAAGGTCCCAGTTTTACTGAGGTAGCTAGCCAAGGCGAAGTTGCCAGCTACTTCGAAGTAGTCAGACATAGTGACCAAGTCAGAGAATCTGAGGTAGACAGAGAAACTATGGAAGTCGGAAATTCCAGATTCAGGGTTCTGCCCTTGGCTAAGATCAGCATTTCCATTTCGCCCGAGAGTGTTTCATGTCTCAACTGTAATATTGACTACGGAAACTACACTGGAAAAATCACCAACAAAATCGAAGGTCACTTAGCATTGGCGAACGTGTATGTTGCCCCTGGTGCTCATGAAAGTCAGATAACCGACGCAACACTTATTAAGCTATACACAGAGACAAAAGAATTGTCAGCCTCATCATGTATCCATCAGAGAACTAAGTACGACAGGGAAATCGATGAGTTACACAATTCCATTAGCAATATTGTCTACAAAACTAGTAGCAAATATTCGTTAGATATGCCCTACGAGCCACAGTACCTAAggtttgaagttggtcCCGATAGTAGGTTGGTTATGGCGAGCAAGAGTGGTTTGTGTCCCTATTGCGAAGAAGTGAGATTCCTTCCGTTCAAGAACTCGAGTTACTTGTCTCATTTGACATTGGAACACGGAGTGTTCTCCAACGGTTATCTCACGCCTGATGGGCTCTATTTTGGATCttacaagttgaagaagaatagcAGTAGGAATAACCAGGAGCACACTCCATCTGGCAGAGAACGACAAGTAGAAGCCTTGATGTGCCCCTTGTGTTTCGATATGGTGGAATTTGGATGTTGGgaaggaaagaaaaacaagCTCTTGTCTTACTTCAGACACTTTAAAAATATCCATGGTCAACATACGATCAAGGCGAGAAGCTCACAGATTCCACCCATTCAAGACCGGGGCCGTACGCTCCATATTCTACCAGATCCTTAG
- the YPO7 gene encoding Fe-S oxidoreductase (Fe-S oxidoreductase Ribosomal protein L5) → MGAGSGLLVVCGVVHAISGGRISLLSESPIYAVDFTSTSFTPSGTSVIPKREVRTTRAKRTPKVFKKAMPVKSIVEPTMTKSEVKLLESQIYIFYTSLTGSSQRVATALKEKLEGLEDLQNEPKLMSLDDDVDDLEEYFLKTPDNGATKNIYLLVLPSYETDSPIDYFLEHLKDTYQDFRVDKYPMRTLLGFAILGLGDSESWSGDKFCYQAKLADRWMGKLGGRRLFPVGEVCMKYEGEPKAHEWIQNFASLMVDDEPFYIDEGEDDIDDSDKEDSEGNSDDADTLVDVEDMGNIIRKSGTKGLSETETKEMVAKDSPTYKSLTKQGYTIVGSHSGVKICRWTKSALRGRGSCYKFAFYGIKSHLCMETTPSLACSNKCVFCWRHGTNPVAKSNWRWVLDPPEKVMEGALQGHYQKIKQMRGVPGIQMDRFQEAFQVKHCALSLVGEPIFYPHINEFVGMLHEKHISSFLVCNAQHPDNLAKLSKVTQLYVSIDAPTKTDLRKVDRPLNSDFWERLMSCLDILRTVQSHQRTVFRLTLVKGFNMNDIESYADMVERARPSQIEIKGATFCGSSTGNGNPLTMQNIPFYDECKEFVINLSNELQSRGLNYDIAAEHAHSCCILMADTKFKINGKWHTHIDYPKFFELLESGKDFVDLDYVRETPDWAVWGSDEAGFNPEDTKYDRKTEKLKKKLEREEQARKVIEQTE, encoded by the exons ATGGGGGCAGGATCAGGTTTATTAGTAGTTTGTGGAGTGGTCCATGCTATTTCGGGTGGACGAATCTCGCTCTTA AGTGAATCTCCAATCTATGCAGTTGATTTCACATCTACTTCCTTTACTCCTAGTGGAACCTCTGTGATTCCTAAAAGAGAAGTCAGAACCACCAGAGCAAAAAGAACTCCCAAGGTGTTTAAAAAAGCCATGCCAGTCAAGAGCATTGTCGAGCCAACTATGACAAAGTCAGAAGTGAAGCTTTTGGAGTCGCAAATCTATATTTTCTATACTTCGTTAACTGGCTCTTCTCAGAGAGTAGCGACTgctttgaaagaaaagcTTGAAGGCTTGGAAGACTTGCAGAACGAACCCAAGTTGATGAgtcttgatgatgatgtcgacgatcttgaagaatacttcttgaaaactCCAGATAACGGGGCTACCAAGAACATCTACTTGTTGGTTTTGCCATCTTATGAGACCGATTCTCCTATTGACTATTTCCTTGAGCATTTGAAGGATACTTACCAGGATTTCAGAGTCGACAAATACCCTATGAGGACGTTATTGGGTTTTGCTATTTTGGGTTTGGGAGACTCAGAATCGTGGAGTGGAGACAAATTCTGCTATCAAGCCAAATTGGCTGATAGATGGATGGGTAAATTGGGAGGAAGAAGGTTGTTCCCCGTAGGTGAAGTTTGTATGAAATACGAAGGAGAACCCAAAGCCCACGAATGGATCCAGAATTTTGCTTCACTCATGGTGGATGACGAGCCATTCTATATAGATGAAGGAGAAGACGACATTGATGACAGTGACAAGGAAGACAGCGAGGGAAATAGTGATGATGCAGACACCCTTGTAGACGTCGAAGATATGGGAAATATAATAAGGAAATCTGGAACGAAGGGATTGTCTGAAACtgaaaccaaagaaatgGTAGCTAAAGATTCACCCACTTACAAGTCCTTAACTAAGCAGGGGTACACCATTGTAGGATCCCATTCTGGAGTCAAAATCTGCAGATGGACCAAGAGTGCCTTAAGAGGGAGAGGCTCTTGCTATAAGTTTGCATTCTACGGCATCAAGTCACATTTGTGTATGGAAACAACTCCTTCCCTTGCTTGTTCCAACAAGTGTGTCTTCTGCTGGAGACACGGTACTAACCCAGTAGCCAAACTGAACTGGAGATGGGTATTGGATCCACCAGAAAAGGTCATGGAAGGTGCCTTACAGGGCCACTACCAGAAGATCAAACAGATGAGAGGTGTGCCTGGGATTCAAATGGACAGATTCCAGGAAGCATTCCAGGTCAAACACTGTGCACTTTCTCTTGTGGGAGAACCTATATTCTACCCTCATATCAACGAATTCGTAGGTATGTTACATGAAAAGCACATTTcctcttttcttgtttgtaACGCTCAGCATCCAGACAACCTTGCTAAGTTGTCTAAGGTGACGCAGTTGTACGTTAGTATAGACGCGCCAACTAAGACCGACTTGAGAAAGGTAGATCGCCCTTTGAACAGTGACTTCTGGGAACGGTTGATGTCGTGCTTGGATATCTTAAGAACTGTCCAGAGTCACCAGCGTACTGTTTTCAGATTGACGTTAGTCAAGGGTTTCAACATGAACGACATTGAGAGTTACGCCGATATGGTTGAAAGAGCCCGTCCATCACAGATCGAAATTAAGGGTGCAACTTTCTGTGGTTCTTCCACCGGAAACGGAAATCCATTGACTATGCAAAACATTCCATTCTATGACGAGTGTAAGGAGTTTGTTATCAACTTGAGCAACGAATTGCAATCCAGAGGCCTCAACTATGATATCGCTGCTGAGCATGCCCATTCCTGTTGTATCTTGATGGCAGAcaccaagttcaagatcaacgGAAAATGGCATACCCACATCGACTATCCTAAGTTCTttgagcttcttgaaaGTGGAAAGGATTTTGTCGACTTGGACTATGTTAGGGAGACGCCAGATTGGGCTGTGTGGGGATCCGACGAAGCTGGTTTCAATCCTGAAGACACTAAGTACGACAGAAAGAccgaaaagttgaagaagaaattggagaGAGAGGAACAGGCTAGAAAGGTCATTGAACAGACAGAATAA
- the ALG2 gene encoding mannosyltransferase (Alpha-1,3-mannosyltransferase ALG2 (GDP-Man:Man(1)GlcNAc(2)-PP-dolichol mannosyltransferase)~go_process biosynthesis) produces MAKKIAFVHPDLGIGGAERLVVDAAVGLQNIEDNEVIVFTSHCDRSHCFEEVSNGTLAVKVFGDFLPTHLFKKFHILCAILRQLYLTCRLIATGEISQYDYFIVDQLSFCIPILKLFSPDSTKVLFYCHFPDQLLAKKGGFLKKLYRLPFDAIEEWTTGYSDRIVVNSNFTKGIFHQTFTHLNAMDPGVIYPCVDTNVKPDDVADVEVTSFFKGNRYFLSINRFERKKNIELAIKAFAKSKKLIHGKSKPRLVIAGGYDVRVLENVEYLNELSKLCDSLKLTSFTIRGKLIVMPPATDILFLPSIRSSLKTALIKNAELLLYTPAFEHFGIVPVESMLLKTPVLAVNNGGPLESVVNFDFTNTEEATGFTEEPNHEKWAKIMIKYYNDLSPETKAVIGENGYERVLAKFSRDQTSQAFMDNLRACDSAPRSGLLYIVVRFWQIVLLVIIAALAVLYYS; encoded by the coding sequence ATGGCCAAGAAGATCGCCTTTGTGCATCCGgatcttggaattggagGAGCCGAGCGATTGGTAGTGGATGCTGCTGTAGGACTCCAGAACATCGAAGACAATGAAGTGATAGTATTCACATCTCATTGCGACAGGAGCCACTGCTTTGAGGAGGTCAGCAACGGCACTTTGGCTGTCAAAGTGTTTGGTGACTTTCTTCCAACccatttgttcaagaagttccaTATTTTGTGTGCCATACTCAGACAGTTGTACCTCACTTGTCGATTGATAGCCACTGGAGAAATCAGCCAGTACGACTATTTCATTGTGGACCAATTGTCGTTCTGTATTCCTATCTTGAAACTTTTCAGTCCGGACTCAACAAAAGTGTTGTTTTACTGCCATTTTCCAGACCAATTGTTGGCGAAAAAGGGTGGATTTCTTAAGAAGTTGTACAGATTACCGTTTGATGCCATAGAAGAATGGACCACAGGCTACAGCGATAGAATTGTAGTAAATTCCAACTTTACCAAGGGAATATTCCACCAAACATTCACCCATTTGAACGCAATGGATCCAGGGGTAATATACCCATGTGTAGATACCAATGTGAAGCCAGACGATGTAGCTGATGTGGAAGTGAcaagcttcttcaaaggcAATAGATATTTCTTGTCAATCAACCGTTTTGAacggaagaagaatatcgAATTGGCCATAAAGGCATTTGCCaagtcgaagaagttgatccaCGGCAAAAGCAAACCTCGCTTGGTAATTGCTGGAGGGTATGATGTGAGAGTTCTTGAGAATGTAGAGTACCTCAATGAGCTCAGCAAGCTTTGTgattctttgaaattgacCAGTTTCACTATCAGAGGCAAATTGATTGTCATGCCTCCTGCCACTGACATTTTATTCTTGCCGTCGATCAGATCGTCGTTGAAGACagccttgatcaagaatgCCGAGTTGTTGCTCTACACTCCAGCTTTCGAACATTTCGGTATAGTACCTGTAGAGAGTATGTTGCTAAAAACACCCGTGTTGGCTGTAAACAACGGAGGTCCTTTAGAGTCTGTAGTCAATTTTGACTTTACCAACACTGAGGAAGCTACAGGTTTCACAGAAGAGCCAAATCATGAAAAATGGGCCAAAATCATGATTAAGTATTACAACGATTTGTCACCTGAAACTAAGGCTGTCATTGGTGAAAATGGCTACGAGAGAGTATTAGCCAAATTTTCAAGAGACCAGACCAGTCAGGCATTCATGGACAATTTGAGGGCCTGTGACTCTGCTCCTAGACTGGGACTCTTATACATAGTTGTCAGATTTTGGCAGATTGTGCTTCTAGTGATAATTGCAGCACTTGCCGTGTTATACTATTCATAA
- a CDS encoding predicted protein: SALAERFTQILEEKMASGGMDSSLVNSDPTLSRIFQNYDKGTGAPNDSDQRIKEAMSYIKSEPLLTHNKHAKDISTAVPWKGTESNEDANLRMIVDSKPKAIRVGSAHINSNKIFTPPPTLKQKVEGAKSSSLEYLLNKEKQGNEPDEEEDNFRDLYKERLLGPSMLINSASPSIDLVGSMASNRINASINQQTGLFDSPEMKHVRGKPLNSEHLKNCTDSNYFMNQVLNINDVLPPWIDSQQSINSNCIRLRAELDQICLRSSDMEYLEERMKLLNSTIRTYNLQCPSSNLHKFKLVPVNEIRASYDRVVDKFPTLVAAWYDQNRTKKNVQSFERNTGGFLNLFGEETSQGTGSNSGTDSTITETQDGKLHIWKAIKDVFK, translated from the exons TCAGCATTGGCCGAGAGGTTCACACAGATTCTCGAGGAGAAAATGGCATCTGGAGGTATGGATTCGTCACTAGTGAATTCTGACCCTACGCTTCTgcgaatttttcaaaattatGACAAAGGCACTGGAGCTCCCAATGATTCTGACCAGAGGATTAAAGAAGCAATGTCGTATATTAAGAGCGAGCCTCTCTTAACACACAATAAACATGCCAAAGATATTTCGACTGCTGTTCCTTGGAAAGGGACCGAGTCTAACGAAGATGCTAATTTACGTATGATAGTAGATCTGAAGCCCAAGGCTATCAGAGTAGGATCTGCCCAtatcaattccaataaGATCTTCACTCCGCCTCCTACTTTGAAACAGAAGGTGGAAGGAGCcaaaagttcaagtttagagtatttgttgaataaagAGAAACAAGGGAATGAAcctgacgaagaagaagacaatttCAGAGACTTGTACAAGGAACGGCTTTTAGGTCCTTCTatgttgatcaactctGCGTCGCCTAGTATTGATCTTGTAGGAAGTATGGCCAGTAACCGTATCAATGCTTCGATCAACCAACAAACAGGGCTATTCGATAGCCCAGAAATGAAGCACGTAAGAGGCAAACCGTTGAACAGTGaacatttgaagaattgtacaGACTCCAACTACTTCATGAACCAGGTTCTAAATATTAACGACGTTTTGCCTCCATGGATAGATTCACAGCAGTCTATAAATAGTAATTGCATTCGACTCAGGGCAGAGTTGGATCAGATTTG CCTTCGATCTTCTGATATGGAATACCtcgaagaaagaatgaaattACTTAACAGCACTATACGGACATACAATTTACAGTGCCCCTCTTCGAATTTgcacaagttcaagttggttcCTGTTAACGAAATCAGAGCCTCCTACGACAGGGTTGTGGACAAGTTCCCAACTTTGGTTGCTGCTTGGTATGACCAAAATCGCACAAAGAAAAACGTACAATcctttgaaagaaatacCGGTGGctttctcaacttgtttggtgaagaaacGAGCCAAGGAACCGGAAGTAACAGTGGAACAgattcaacaataacagaAACCCAGGATGGTAAATTGCATATCTGGAAGGCTATCAAGGACGTCTTCAAGTAA